From Pseudomonas sp. stari2, a single genomic window includes:
- a CDS encoding ABC transporter permease, with the protein MKTASSAGKRSGNFYGLGTYLGLAGALLAMVALFSVMSSHFLSYNTFSTLANQIPDLMVLAVGMTFVLIIGGIDLSVGSVLALAASTVSVAILGWGWSVLPAALLGMAVAALAGTVTGSITVAWRIPSFIVSLGVLEMARGLAYQMTGSRTAYIGDSFAWLSNPIAFGISPSFIIALLVIFIAQAVLTRTVFGRYLIGIGTNEEAVRLAGINPKPYKILVFSLMGLLAGIAALFQISRLEAADPNAGSGLELQVIAAVVIGGTSLMGGRGSVISTFFGVLIISVLAAGLAQIGATEPTKRIITGAVIVIAVVLDTYRSQRASRRG; encoded by the coding sequence ATGAAAACTGCATCTTCTGCCGGTAAACGTAGTGGCAACTTCTACGGTCTGGGTACTTACCTGGGCCTGGCCGGTGCCTTGCTGGCGATGGTTGCGCTGTTCTCGGTCATGAGCAGCCACTTCCTGTCGTACAACACCTTCAGCACCCTGGCCAACCAGATCCCCGACCTGATGGTGTTGGCGGTGGGCATGACCTTCGTGCTGATCATCGGCGGGATCGACCTGTCGGTGGGTTCGGTGCTGGCGCTTGCGGCATCGACTGTCAGCGTGGCGATCCTGGGCTGGGGCTGGAGTGTCTTGCCGGCTGCGCTGCTTGGCATGGCAGTGGCGGCACTGGCCGGCACGGTGACTGGCTCGATCACGGTCGCCTGGCGAATTCCGTCGTTCATCGTTTCGCTCGGTGTGCTGGAAATGGCCCGGGGCCTGGCCTATCAGATGACCGGTTCGCGCACAGCCTACATTGGTGACTCGTTCGCCTGGCTGTCTAACCCGATCGCTTTTGGTATTTCGCCGTCGTTCATCATTGCCTTGCTGGTGATCTTTATTGCTCAGGCGGTGTTGACCCGGACCGTGTTCGGTCGCTACCTGATCGGTATCGGTACCAATGAGGAAGCGGTGCGGCTGGCGGGCATCAACCCCAAGCCTTACAAGATTCTGGTGTTCAGTCTGATGGGGCTGCTGGCCGGTATCGCGGCGCTGTTCCAGATTTCCCGCCTGGAAGCTGCCGACCCGAATGCCGGTTCAGGCCTCGAGCTGCAAGTGATCGCTGCGGTGGTCATCGGCGGCACCAGCCTGATGGGCGGCCGTGGTTCGGTCATCAGTACATTCTTCGGGGTCTTGATCATCTCCGTCCTGGCGGCCGGTCTGGCGCAGATCGGCGCAACTGAGCCGACCAAACGCATCATCACCGGCGCAGTGATCGTCATCGCGGTAGTGCTTGATACGTATCGCAGCCAACGCGCAAGCCGGCGGGGCTGA
- a CDS encoding LacI family DNA-binding transcriptional regulator, whose product MATIKDVAALAGISYTTVSHVVNNTRPVSQEVRLKVEAAIKSLDYVPSAVARSLKAKTTATIGLLVPNSLNPYFAELARGIEDYCERNGYCVILCNSDDNPEKQRSYLRVLLEKRIDGLIVASAGGDSGLVQGLAGVKTPMVIVDRGLEGVDADLVRIDHEYGAYLATRHLIELGHRDIATIGGPASTSVAQMRQAGFCRAMKEAGIEVPPSRMLESDFTSTGGYNAAAVLLERNPPSAIFAGNDMIGIGVLRAAAERNVRVPAELSVIGFDDIQMSRYVYPALTTVGQSILQLGEMAAEVLLRRIATPDLATDQRIVTPSIVLRESTAPLPGVFTEYR is encoded by the coding sequence ATGGCGACAATCAAGGATGTGGCGGCGCTCGCGGGAATTTCCTACACGACCGTCTCCCATGTTGTGAACAACACCCGGCCGGTGAGCCAGGAAGTGCGCTTGAAAGTCGAGGCGGCGATCAAAAGCCTCGACTACGTGCCGAGCGCCGTTGCCCGATCGCTGAAGGCCAAGACCACTGCCACCATTGGCTTGCTGGTGCCCAACAGTCTTAACCCGTACTTTGCCGAGTTGGCCCGGGGGATCGAGGATTACTGTGAGCGTAATGGCTACTGCGTAATTCTCTGCAACTCCGACGACAATCCGGAAAAGCAGCGCAGTTACCTTCGGGTGTTGCTGGAGAAGCGTATCGATGGCTTGATCGTCGCCTCCGCTGGCGGTGACAGTGGCCTGGTACAAGGTCTGGCCGGGGTCAAGACGCCGATGGTGATCGTTGACCGGGGCCTGGAAGGGGTGGACGCCGATCTCGTGCGCATCGACCATGAATATGGCGCCTATCTGGCAACAAGACACCTGATCGAACTCGGACATCGTGATATCGCCACCATTGGCGGTCCGGCGAGCACCAGTGTTGCGCAAATGCGTCAGGCCGGATTTTGCCGCGCCATGAAAGAGGCAGGTATTGAAGTGCCGCCATCGCGGATGCTGGAGAGCGATTTCACCAGCACCGGTGGTTATAACGCGGCTGCGGTTCTGCTTGAGCGCAATCCTCCCAGTGCAATCTTTGCTGGCAACGACATGATCGGCATTGGTGTGCTGCGGGCGGCTGCCGAGCGCAATGTGCGCGTGCCTGCGGAGTTGTCGGTGATCGGCTTCGACGATATTCAAATGAGCCGTTACGTTTATCCGGCGCTGACCACTGTTGGCCAATCGATCTTGCAGCTGGGTGAAATGGCGGCGGAAGTGTTGCTGCGAAGAATTGCCACCCCGGATCTGGCCACTGATCAGCGGATCGTGACCCCAAGTATTGTCTTGCGAGAGTCGACTGCGCCGCTGCCCGGTGTGTTTACCGAATATCGTTGA
- the rbsK gene encoding ribokinase codes for MPANVVVIGSLNMDLVTRAPRLPRGGETLIGHSFATVSGGKGANQAVAAARLGARVSMIGCVGNDDYGVQLREALLVEQIDCQAVSVVEDSSGVALIVVDDNSQNAIVIVAGANGSMTPAVIDQFDAVLQAADVIICQLEVPDATVGHALKRGRELGKTVILNPAPASHPLPAGWFASIDYLIPNESEAAALSGLPVDSLESAEKAAAQLISMGAGNVIVTLGAQGALFANGSGSQHFPAPKVKAVDTTAAGDTFVGGFAAALAAGKTEVEAIRFGQIAAALSVTRAGAQPSIPTSSDVQAFKPA; via the coding sequence ATGCCCGCAAATGTAGTGGTAATAGGCAGCCTGAACATGGACCTGGTCACCCGGGCGCCTCGTTTGCCTCGGGGCGGCGAGACACTGATCGGTCATTCGTTCGCCACTGTGTCGGGTGGCAAGGGTGCCAACCAGGCGGTGGCCGCTGCCCGGCTGGGGGCGCGAGTGTCGATGATCGGCTGCGTCGGCAATGACGACTATGGCGTGCAATTGCGCGAGGCATTGCTGGTCGAGCAGATCGATTGCCAGGCGGTCAGCGTGGTCGAGGACTCCAGTGGCGTAGCGCTGATTGTGGTCGATGACAACAGTCAGAACGCAATCGTCATCGTTGCCGGGGCCAACGGCTCGATGACGCCAGCGGTGATCGACCAGTTCGACGCGGTGCTGCAGGCGGCGGATGTGATCATTTGTCAGCTGGAAGTTCCCGATGCCACCGTCGGTCATGCGCTCAAGCGCGGTCGCGAACTAGGCAAGACGGTCATCCTGAACCCGGCCCCGGCCAGCCATCCGCTGCCTGCAGGCTGGTTTGCCTCCATCGATTACCTGATTCCCAATGAAAGCGAAGCTGCTGCCCTCAGCGGTTTACCGGTTGATTCGCTGGAAAGCGCTGAAAAAGCGGCTGCCCAGCTGATTTCCATGGGGGCGGGCAACGTGATCGTCACGCTGGGTGCTCAGGGGGCATTGTTCGCCAACGGCTCGGGTAGCCAGCATTTTCCTGCACCCAAAGTGAAAGCGGTCGATACCACGGCTGCCGGGGATACCTTCGTCGGCGGTTTCGCGGCGGCGCTGGCCGCTGGCAAAACTGAAGTCGAGGCCATTCGTTTTGGTCAGATAGCCGCGGCGCTGTCTGTTACTCGGGCGGGTGCCCAGCCGTCCATTCCCACTTCGTCCGACGTACAGGCGTTCAAACCCGCATGA
- the rbsD gene encoding D-ribose pyranase: MKKTPLLNVALSRLIASLGHGDMVVIGDAGLPVPPGVELIDLALTHGIPDFVSTLKVVLSEMQVESHVLAQEIFDKQPTALASLDALNEEGAIGRRDLLSHEQFKVLSRQARAIVRTGEFQPYCNIVLVAGVTF, from the coding sequence ATGAAAAAGACTCCTTTGCTCAATGTCGCGCTGTCTCGGCTTATCGCCTCCCTTGGCCATGGCGACATGGTCGTGATCGGCGACGCCGGCTTGCCCGTGCCGCCGGGCGTCGAGTTGATCGACCTCGCGCTGACCCACGGTATTCCGGATTTCGTCAGCACCTTGAAGGTCGTGCTCAGCGAAATGCAGGTGGAGAGTCATGTGCTAGCCCAGGAAATCTTCGACAAACAACCCACTGCGCTGGCTTCGCTGGACGCATTGAATGAAGAAGGTGCAATCGGGCGACGCGATCTGCTCAGTCATGAGCAATTCAAGGTTCTCAGCCGACAGGCACGAGCGATTGTTCGTACAGGCGAATTTCAGCCGTACTGCAACATCGTGCTGGTGGCCGGGGTTACGTTTTAA
- a CDS encoding nucleoside hydrolase, with translation MHRYAQKIHQLIRSLLLLSVITATGAQAAEKIDLIIDTDPGADDVVALLFALASPEELNIRALTTVAGNVRLDKTSRNARLAREWAGREEVPVYAGAPKPLMRTPIYAENIHGKEGLSGVTVHEPKKGLAEGNAVNYLIDTLKKAKPHSITIAMLGPQTNLALALIQEPEIVQGIKEVVIMGGAHFNGGNITPVAEFNLYADPQAAEVVLKSGVKLTYLPLDVTHKILTSDARLKQIAALNNNASKIVGDILNEYIKGDMEHYGIPGGPVHDATVVAYLLKPELFTGRSVNVVVDSREGPTFGQTIVDWYDGLKAPKNAFWVENGDAQGFFDLLTERLKRLK, from the coding sequence ATGCACCGCTATGCTCAAAAAATTCACCAACTGATCCGGAGCCTGCTGCTTTTGTCCGTGATAACCGCGACCGGCGCCCAGGCGGCGGAAAAGATCGATCTGATCATCGATACCGATCCGGGTGCCGATGATGTGGTGGCCCTGTTGTTTGCTCTGGCATCGCCGGAGGAACTGAATATTCGCGCGCTGACCACCGTGGCTGGCAACGTGCGTCTCGACAAGACCTCTCGCAACGCGCGACTGGCCCGTGAGTGGGCAGGGCGCGAAGAGGTGCCGGTCTACGCCGGCGCACCGAAACCGTTGATGCGTACACCGATCTACGCCGAGAACATCCATGGCAAGGAAGGCCTGTCGGGTGTCACCGTGCATGAACCGAAAAAAGGCCTGGCTGAAGGCAATGCGGTCAACTACCTGATCGACACTCTGAAAAAAGCCAAGCCGCACAGCATCACCATTGCCATGCTTGGGCCACAAACCAACCTGGCGCTAGCGCTGATCCAGGAGCCGGAAATCGTTCAGGGCATCAAGGAAGTGGTCATCATGGGCGGCGCCCATTTTAACGGCGGCAACATCACGCCGGTGGCTGAGTTCAACCTGTATGCCGATCCGCAAGCGGCTGAAGTCGTGCTCAAAAGCGGTGTGAAACTGACTTATCTGCCGCTGGATGTGACCCACAAGATCCTCACCAGCGATGCACGCCTGAAACAGATCGCGGCGCTGAACAACAATGCGAGCAAAATTGTCGGCGACATCCTCAACGAGTACATCAAGGGCGATATGGAGCACTACGGCATTCCGGGTGGTCCGGTGCATGACGCCACGGTTGTGGCTTACCTGCTCAAACCAGAGCTGTTCACCGGCCGTTCGGTGAACGTGGTGGTCGACAGCCGTGAAGGTCCGACTTTCGGGCAGACCATCGTCGACTGGTATGACGGCCTGAAAGCGCCGAAAAATGCCTTCTGGGTGGAAAATGGTGATGCTCAAGGCTTTTTCGATCTGTTGACCGAACGCCTGAAACGTCTGAAGTAA
- a CDS encoding I78 family peptidase inhibitor yields MPWKLASLGTLMAVAMLAGCTTTSSESQKDPVATETGHSRCEATAAEFAVGKKASPELLEQARKKAGAQNARFLKPDDMITLEYRSDRLNLNTDNNLLVTRASCG; encoded by the coding sequence ATGCCTTGGAAGCTCGCGTCACTGGGTACTCTGATGGCGGTTGCCATGCTGGCTGGCTGCACTACCACGTCCAGCGAGTCGCAGAAGGATCCCGTGGCGACCGAAACCGGTCACAGTCGTTGCGAGGCAACCGCTGCAGAGTTCGCCGTCGGCAAAAAGGCTTCGCCGGAATTGCTGGAGCAGGCGCGCAAAAAGGCCGGAGCGCAGAATGCCCGGTTTCTCAAGCCTGACGACATGATCACCCTTGAGTACCGGTCTGATCGGCTGAACCTCAATACCGACAATAATCTGCTGGTCACCCGGGCAAGCTGCGGCTGA
- a CDS encoding cold-shock protein, whose translation MSNRQTGTVKWFNDEKGFGFITPQGGGDDLFVHFKAIESDGFKSLKEGQTVSFVAEKGQKGMQAAQVRPE comes from the coding sequence ATGTCTAATCGCCAAACCGGCACCGTTAAATGGTTCAACGATGAAAAAGGCTTCGGCTTCATCACTCCTCAAGGTGGCGGTGACGACCTGTTCGTACACTTCAAAGCTATCGAATCTGACGGTTTCAAAAGCCTGAAAGAAGGCCAGACCGTTTCCTTCGTGGCTGAGAAAGGCCAAAAGGGTATGCAAGCTGCACAAGTTCGCCCAGAGTAA
- the thrS gene encoding threonine--tRNA ligase, with the protein MPTITLPDGSQRSFDHPVSVAEVAASIGAGLAKATLAGKVNGKLVDACDIIDSDATLQIITPKDEEGLEIIRHSCAHLVGHAVKQLYPTAKMVIGPVIDEGFYYDIAFERPFTPDDMAAIEQRMQQLIDTEYDVIKKVTPRAEVIEVFKARGEDYKLRLVEDMPNEQAMGLYYHEEYVDMCRGPHVPNTRFLKSFKLTKLSGAYWRGDAKNEQLQRVYGTAWADKKQLAAYIQRIEEAEKRDHRKIGKRLGLFHTQEEAPGMVFWHPNGWTLYQVLEQYMRKVQRDHGYLEIKTPQVVDRSLWEKSGHWANYADNMFTTESESRDYAIKPMNCPCHVQVFNQGLKSYRELPMRLAEFGACHRNEPSGALHGIMRVRAFTQDDAHIFCTEEQMQAESAAFIKLTMDVYRDFGFTDVEMKLSTRPEKRVGSDELWDRAEAALAAALDSAGLPYDLQPGEGAFYGPKIEFSLKDCLGRVWQCGTLQLDFNLPVRLGAEYVSEDNSRKHPVMLHRAILGSFERFVGILIEHYEGAFPAWLAPTQAVIMNITDKQADFVAQVEKTLNESGFRAKSDLRNEKIGFKIREHTLLKVPYLLVIGDKEVEMQTVAVRTREGADLGSMPVAQFAEFLAQAVSRRGRPDSE; encoded by the coding sequence ATGCCAACTATTACTCTTCCCGACGGCAGTCAACGTTCATTCGATCACCCGGTTTCCGTAGCCGAAGTCGCTGCCTCTATCGGTGCAGGCCTGGCCAAGGCCACCCTGGCCGGCAAGGTCAACGGCAAGCTGGTCGATGCCTGCGACATCATCGACAGCGACGCAACGCTGCAAATCATCACGCCAAAGGATGAAGAGGGGCTGGAAATCATTCGCCACTCTTGCGCTCACCTGGTTGGCCATGCGGTCAAGCAGCTGTACCCGACGGCCAAAATGGTCATCGGTCCGGTCATTGACGAAGGCTTCTATTACGACATCGCCTTCGAACGTCCTTTTACTCCGGACGACATGGCTGCCATCGAGCAGCGCATGCAACAGCTGATCGATACCGAATACGACGTCATCAAGAAAGTCACTCCGCGCGCCGAAGTGATCGAAGTCTTCAAGGCTCGCGGCGAAGATTACAAGCTGCGCCTTGTCGAGGACATGCCGAACGAGCAGGCCATGGGCCTGTACTATCACGAAGAATACGTCGACATGTGCCGCGGTCCGCACGTGCCGAACACTCGCTTCCTGAAATCCTTCAAGTTGACCAAGCTGTCCGGCGCCTACTGGCGCGGTGATGCCAAGAACGAGCAACTGCAGCGCGTTTACGGCACTGCTTGGGCTGACAAGAAGCAGCTGGCTGCATACATCCAGCGTATTGAAGAAGCTGAAAAACGCGATCACCGTAAGATCGGCAAGCGCCTGGGCCTGTTCCACACCCAGGAAGAAGCGCCGGGCATGGTGTTCTGGCACCCGAATGGTTGGACTCTGTACCAGGTGCTTGAGCAGTACATGCGCAAAGTGCAGCGCGACCATGGCTATCTCGAGATCAAAACGCCGCAAGTCGTTGACCGTAGCCTGTGGGAAAAGTCCGGGCACTGGGCCAACTACGCAGACAACATGTTCACCACCGAGTCGGAAAGCCGCGACTACGCGATCAAGCCGATGAACTGCCCATGCCACGTGCAGGTGTTCAACCAAGGCCTGAAGAGCTACCGCGAGCTGCCGATGCGTCTGGCCGAGTTCGGTGCTTGCCACCGTAACGAGCCATCGGGTGCGCTGCACGGCATCATGCGTGTACGTGCATTCACCCAGGACGACGCCCACATTTTCTGCACCGAAGAGCAGATGCAGGCTGAATCCGCTGCGTTCATCAAGCTGACCATGGATGTTTACCGCGACTTCGGCTTCACCGACGTCGAGATGAAACTGTCCACTCGTCCGGAAAAACGCGTTGGCTCCGATGAGCTGTGGGATCGCGCCGAAGCGGCACTGGCTGCTGCACTTGACAGTGCTGGCCTGCCGTACGATCTGCAGCCGGGTGAGGGAGCGTTCTACGGTCCGAAAATCGAATTCTCGCTGAAAGATTGCCTCGGTCGCGTGTGGCAATGTGGTACTTTGCAGCTCGATTTCAACCTGCCAGTGCGTCTCGGCGCCGAATACGTCTCCGAAGACAACAGCCGCAAGCATCCGGTCATGTTGCACCGTGCGATCCTCGGTTCGTTCGAGCGTTTCGTCGGGATTCTGATCGAGCACTACGAAGGTGCATTCCCTGCGTGGCTGGCGCCAACCCAGGCAGTGATCATGAATATCACTGATAAACAGGCAGATTTTGTTGCTCAGGTCGAAAAAACTCTCAACGAAAGCGGGTTTCGTGCCAAGTCTGACTTGAGAAATGAAAAGATCGGCTTTAAAATCCGCGAGCATACTTTGCTCAAGGTTCCATATCTCTTGGTTATTGGGGATAAGGAAGTCGAGATGCAGACTGTCGCTGTGCGTACTCGTGAAGGTGCTGACCTGGGCTCGATGCCCGTCGCCCAGTTCGCTGAGTTTCTCGCGCAAGCGGTTTCCCGGCGTGGTCGCCCAGATTCGGAGTAA
- the infC gene encoding translation initiation factor IF-3 has protein sequence MIIKREMRQDKRTAPKAPINENISAREVRLIGADGEQIGIVSIDEALRIAEEAKLDLVEISADAVPPVCRVMDYGKSIFEKKKQIAAAKKNQKQIQVKEIKFRPGTEEGDYQVKLRNLVRFLSDGDRAKVSLRFRGREMAHQELGMELLKRVEQDLLEYGSVEQHPKMEGRQLIMVIAPKKKK, from the coding sequence ATTATTATTAAGCGTGAAATGAGACAAGATAAACGAACTGCACCGAAAGCCCCGATCAACGAGAATATCTCGGCACGCGAGGTTCGGTTAATTGGCGCTGACGGCGAGCAGATTGGCATCGTCTCGATTGATGAAGCGCTTCGTATCGCTGAAGAAGCAAAGCTTGATCTGGTAGAAATCTCCGCAGACGCAGTCCCACCGGTTTGCCGTGTGATGGACTACGGCAAGTCGATCTTCGAAAAGAAGAAGCAGATTGCTGCGGCGAAGAAGAACCAGAAGCAGATTCAGGTAAAAGAAATCAAGTTTCGTCCAGGGACGGAGGAAGGGGATTACCAGGTAAAACTGCGCAACCTGGTACGTTTCCTGAGTGACGGGGACAGGGCCAAGGTATCCTTGCGATTCCGCGGCCGTGAGATGGCCCACCAGGAGCTGGGGATGGAACTCCTCAAGCGGGTTGAACAAGACCTGCTCGAGTACGGTTCGGTCGAACAGCATCCTAAGATGGAAGGACGCCAGCTGATCATGGTCATCGCCCCGAAAAAGAAGAAGTAA
- the rpmI gene encoding 50S ribosomal protein L35: protein MPKMKTKSGAAKRFLKTANGIKHKHAFKSHILTKMSTKRKRQLRGSSLLHPSDVAKVERMLRLR from the coding sequence ATGCCAAAGATGAAAACCAAAAGTGGTGCTGCTAAGCGGTTTCTGAAAACTGCTAACGGTATCAAGCACAAGCACGCTTTCAAGAGCCACATCCTGACCAAAATGTCGACCAAGCGTAAGCGTCAACTGCGCGGTAGCAGCTTGCTGCATCCGTCTGACGTGGCAAAAGTCGAGCGCATGCTGCGCCTTCGTTAA
- the rplT gene encoding 50S ribosomal protein L20: MARVKRGVIARKRHKKILKLAKGYYGARSRVFRVAKQAVIKAGQYAYRDRRQKKRQFRALWIARINAGARVNGLSYSRFIAGLKKASIEIDRKVLADLAVNEKAVFAAIVEKAKATLA, translated from the coding sequence ATGGCTCGTGTAAAGCGTGGCGTCATTGCCCGTAAACGTCACAAAAAAATTCTGAAACTTGCTAAAGGCTACTACGGCGCTCGCTCGCGCGTATTCCGTGTTGCCAAGCAAGCGGTAATCAAGGCAGGCCAATACGCCTACCGTGACCGTCGTCAGAAAAAACGTCAGTTCCGCGCTCTGTGGATCGCTCGTATCAACGCTGGTGCTCGTGTTAACGGTCTGTCCTACAGCCGTTTCATCGCTGGCCTGAAAAAAGCGTCCATCGAGATCGACCGTAAGGTTCTGGCTGATCTGGCAGTGAACGAAAAAGCGGTGTTTGCCGCGATTGTCGAGAAAGCTAAAGCCACCTTGGCTTAA
- the pheS gene encoding phenylalanine--tRNA ligase subunit alpha, giving the protein MENLDALVSQALEAVQSAEDINALEQIRVQYLGKKGELTQVMKTLGNLPAEERPQVGALINVAKERVTGVLNARMALFEEAELAAKLSAESIDVTLPGRGQTSGGLHPVTRTLERIEQFFTHIGYGIAEGPEVEDDYHNFEALNIPGHHPARSMHDTFYFNANMLLRTHTSPVQVRTMESQQPPIRIVCPGRVYRSDSDITHSPMFHQVEGLLVDRDINFADLKGTIEEFLRVFFEKELAVRFRPSYFPFTEPSAEVDMECVMCSGKGCRVCKQTGWLEVMGCGMVHPNVLRMSGIDPEEFSGFAFGMGVERLAMLRYGVNDLRLFFDNDLRFLAQFR; this is encoded by the coding sequence ATGGAAAACCTGGATGCGCTGGTCTCTCAAGCACTAGAGGCTGTGCAAAGCGCTGAAGATATCAATGCCCTGGAGCAAATCCGGGTTCAATACCTTGGCAAAAAGGGTGAATTGACTCAGGTGATGAAGACCCTGGGGAATTTGCCGGCAGAGGAGCGTCCGCAGGTCGGCGCCCTGATCAACGTTGCCAAGGAACGTGTCACAGGCGTTCTCAATGCGCGCATGGCTCTGTTTGAGGAAGCCGAACTGGCTGCCAAACTGTCCGCCGAGTCCATTGACGTAACCCTGCCGGGCCGTGGTCAGACCTCCGGTGGTCTGCATCCGGTAACCCGGACTCTGGAACGTATCGAACAGTTCTTCACCCATATCGGCTACGGCATTGCCGAAGGCCCTGAGGTCGAAGACGATTATCACAACTTCGAAGCGCTCAACATCCCAGGCCATCACCCGGCCCGGTCGATGCACGACACCTTCTATTTCAATGCGAACATGCTGTTGCGCACCCATACCTCACCGGTACAGGTCCGCACCATGGAATCGCAACAGCCGCCGATCCGCATCGTCTGCCCAGGCCGTGTGTATCGCAGCGACTCCGATATCACCCACTCGCCGATGTTCCATCAGGTCGAAGGCCTGCTGGTTGATCGCGATATCAACTTCGCCGACCTCAAAGGCACGATCGAAGAGTTCCTGCGAGTGTTCTTCGAAAAAGAACTGGCCGTGCGTTTCCGTCCTTCGTACTTCCCGTTCACCGAGCCTTCAGCTGAAGTCGACATGGAGTGCGTGATGTGCAGCGGTAAAGGCTGCCGCGTCTGCAAACAGACTGGCTGGCTGGAAGTGATGGGCTGCGGCATGGTTCACCCGAACGTGTTGCGCATGTCCGGGATCGATCCGGAAGAGTTCTCGGGCTTTGCCTTCGGCATGGGCGTTGAGCGTCTGGCCATGCTGCGTTACGGCGTGAACGACTTGCGTCTGTTCTTCGACAACGACTTGCGGTTCCTCGCGCAATTTCGCTAG